A genomic stretch from Anaerobranca californiensis DSM 14826 includes:
- a CDS encoding glycerophosphodiester phosphodiesterase — MTKIIAHRGASAIAPENTMPAFKKAIEMGCKGIETDVHMTKDGVLVLCHDEKVDRTTDGKGFIKDYTLKELKKLDAGVKFSHEFAGVHIPTLEELLIYLFDKDIYLNIEIKLGGFYYPDIEAKVLELLYKYNYVEKTIISSFNHYSLVEVRKLDSDVKTAILYMEGLYKPWEYAKTVGANMLHPCFEGVNREIIQEAKINKMPITVFTVDERKEIERFISYGVYGIITNYPDRVMTILKNKK; from the coding sequence ATGACAAAAATAATCGCCCATAGAGGAGCATCTGCTATTGCCCCAGAAAATACTATGCCGGCTTTTAAAAAGGCAATAGAAATGGGATGTAAAGGGATTGAAACCGATGTCCATATGACTAAAGATGGAGTACTGGTTTTGTGCCATGATGAAAAGGTAGATAGGACTACTGATGGAAAAGGCTTTATTAAAGATTATACTTTAAAAGAGCTAAAAAAACTTGATGCTGGGGTAAAGTTTTCCCACGAATTTGCAGGAGTCCATATTCCTACTTTAGAAGAATTGTTAATCTATTTATTTGATAAAGATATTTATTTAAACATAGAAATAAAATTAGGGGGCTTTTATTATCCCGATATTGAAGCTAAGGTTTTAGAACTTTTATATAAGTATAATTATGTTGAGAAAACAATAATTTCCTCTTTTAATCATTACAGTTTAGTGGAAGTGAGGAAATTAGACTCTGATGTTAAAACCGCCATTCTTTATATGGAAGGACTTTATAAACCTTGGGAATACGCTAAAACTGTAGGGGCAAATATGTTGCATCCATGTTTTGAAGGAGTAAATAGAGAAATAATTCAAGAAGCTAAAATAAACAAAATGCCAATTACTGTTTTTACCGTTGATGAAAGGAAAGAAATAGAAAGGTTTATAAGTTATGGGGTTTATGGAATAATAACTAATTATCCCGATAGAGTAATGACAATATTAAAAAATAAAAAATAA
- a CDS encoding methylated-DNA--[protein]-cysteine S-methyltransferase: MYFDVFHSPIGKLTIVCNNQGLTNIFFGENTKDYIKKGDHHFLLETKKQLDLYFGKNLKEFNIPLVIQGTPFQKLVWNSLKKIPYGQKMTYGELAKLIGNPKAVRAVGGANNRNPIPIIIPCHRVIGKDGSLVGYAGGLEIKKYLLTLEENN, encoded by the coding sequence ATGTACTTTGATGTTTTTCATTCCCCCATCGGCAAATTAACGATAGTATGTAATAATCAAGGATTGACAAATATCTTTTTTGGTGAAAACACAAAAGACTATATTAAAAAAGGAGATCACCATTTTCTATTAGAAACAAAAAAGCAATTAGATTTATATTTCGGTAAAAACTTAAAGGAATTTAACATACCCCTAGTTATTCAAGGAACTCCCTTTCAAAAACTTGTCTGGAACTCCCTTAAAAAAATTCCTTATGGTCAAAAAATGACTTATGGAGAATTAGCTAAACTAATTGGCAACCCTAAAGCTGTAAGGGCTGTAGGGGGTGCTAATAATAGAAACCCTATTCCAATAATAATCCCTTGTCATCGGGTAATAGGAAAAGATGGCTCTTTAGTAGGCTATGCCGGTGGTTTAGAAATAAAAAAATATCTCCTCACATTGGAGGAGAATAACTAA
- a CDS encoding nucleotidyltransferase domain-containing protein: MGSALVAVREYVLKEHPNAFLAILAGSVVRGESTETSDLDIVIINEGEEPPYRKSVIYQKWPIELFVYNQKAYKEQCQREVEKAKPFLLTMILEGIPIIDRDKNFHILKREGEEILKKGPRELSPKEIDNYRYTITTLLEDLKGSENHYEGIFIVNKLSMLLAEFIMRLNRRWIGDGKWAYKLLKEFDEEIADKFTESFSQFYSNDNKEHIIRFTEEILVPVGGLLFEGIKKEI; the protein is encoded by the coding sequence ATGGGTTCAGCCTTAGTAGCTGTTAGGGAATATGTGTTAAAGGAACACCCCAATGCCTTTTTAGCTATTTTAGCAGGTAGTGTGGTTAGGGGAGAAAGTACTGAAACTTCAGATTTAGATATAGTGATAATTAATGAAGGTGAAGAACCCCCTTATAGGAAATCGGTTATTTATCAAAAATGGCCAATAGAACTATTTGTTTATAATCAAAAAGCCTATAAAGAACAATGTCAAAGGGAAGTGGAAAAAGCCAAACCTTTTTTACTCACTATGATATTGGAAGGGATACCTATAATTGACCGTGACAAAAATTTTCACATATTAAAAAGGGAGGGTGAAGAAATATTAAAAAAAGGACCCCGGGAATTGAGTCCTAAAGAGATTGATAATTATCGCTATACAATAACGACACTATTAGAAGATTTAAAGGGTTCGGAAAACCACTATGAAGGGATTTTTATTGTAAATAAATTGTCTATGTTATTAGCGGAATTTATTATGAGGTTAAACCGTCGCTGGATCGGTGATGGTAAATGGGCCTATAAACTCCTTAAGGAATTTGATGAAGAAATTGCCGATAAATTTACCGAAAGTTTTTCCCAATTTTACTCTAATGATAACAAAGAACACATAATTAGATTTACAGAAGAAATATTAGTACCGGTTGGAGGTTTATTGTTCGAAGGGATCAAAAAAGAAATTTAG
- a CDS encoding glucose-6-phosphate isomerase has protein sequence MKKITFDYGKAKDFLSVEEVKNLQPFVNLAHEMLHNGTGPGNDFIGWVDLPLNYDKEEFARIKKAADKIRENSDVLIVIGIGGSYLGAKAALEMLNHTFYNTLPKEKRNAPEIYFVGHNISGTYVQDLLEVIEGKDISVNVISKSGTTTEPAIAFRIFKDYMEKKYGVEGAKGRIFATTDKSKGALRSLAEKQGYETFVIPDDVGGRFSVLTAVGLLPIAVSGVDIDQMMAGAKEAYKDLQDPSLETNHCYQYAAARNVLYRKNKLIEIMVNYEPKLQYFAEWWKQLFGESEGKGQKGIFPASVNFSTDLHSLGQYIQDGIRNIFQTILNVEQPIKDIEIIEDSEDLDGLNYLAGKTMDFVNKKAFEGTLLAHNDGGVPNLIINIPKLTSYYFGYMVYFFEKACGISGYLLGVNPFDQPGVEDYKRNMFALLGKKGYEAEREELEKRLR, from the coding sequence ATGAAAAAAATTACTTTTGATTATGGTAAAGCTAAGGATTTTCTTTCAGTAGAAGAAGTGAAAAATTTACAGCCTTTTGTTAATCTTGCCCATGAAATGCTACATAATGGTACAGGTCCCGGCAATGATTTTATTGGATGGGTGGATTTGCCACTAAATTATGATAAAGAAGAGTTTGCTAGAATCAAAAAAGCAGCAGATAAAATAAGGGAGAATTCCGATGTTTTAATAGTAATAGGTATTGGAGGTTCTTACTTAGGAGCAAAAGCCGCTTTAGAGATGCTCAATCACACTTTTTATAACACTTTGCCGAAAGAAAAAAGAAATGCTCCAGAAATTTACTTTGTTGGACACAATATCAGTGGAACCTATGTACAAGATTTGTTAGAGGTTATTGAAGGAAAAGATATTTCTGTCAATGTTATTTCTAAGTCTGGGACTACCACTGAACCAGCCATTGCCTTTAGAATTTTTAAAGATTACATGGAAAAGAAATACGGTGTAGAAGGGGCAAAAGGGAGGATTTTTGCTACCACAGATAAAAGTAAAGGTGCCCTTAGAAGTTTAGCAGAAAAACAAGGGTATGAAACCTTTGTTATTCCCGATGATGTAGGGGGTAGATTTTCTGTATTAACAGCAGTTGGTCTGTTACCTATAGCCGTTAGTGGAGTAGATATTGACCAGATGATGGCAGGGGCGAAAGAAGCTTATAAAGACTTGCAAGATCCATCTTTAGAAACAAATCACTGTTATCAATATGCAGCAGCGAGAAATGTCCTTTATCGGAAAAATAAACTTATAGAAATTATGGTTAATTATGAACCTAAACTCCAATATTTTGCAGAATGGTGGAAACAGCTTTTTGGAGAAAGTGAAGGGAAAGGACAAAAAGGGATTTTTCCCGCCAGTGTCAATTTTTCCACAGATCTTCATTCACTAGGTCAATATATTCAAGATGGTATTAGAAATATTTTCCAAACGATTCTCAATGTAGAACAACCAATTAAAGATATAGAAATTATTGAAGATAGTGAAGATCTAGATGGCCTTAATTATTTAGCCGGTAAAACTATGGATTTTGTTAACAAAAAAGCCTTTGAAGGAACTTTATTAGCCCATAATGACGGAGGAGTTCCTAACCTAATAATCAATATACCTAAATTAACTTCTTACTACTTCGGATATATGGTTTATTTCTTTGAAAAAGCTTGTGGTATCAGTGGATATCTATTAGGAGTAAACCCCTTTGATCAACCGGGAGTTGAAGATTATAAAAGAAATATGTTTGCCCTGTTAGGTAAAAAAGGTTACGAGGCAGAAAGGGAAGAATTAGAAAAAAGGTTGCGATAA
- a CDS encoding undecaprenyldiphospho-muramoylpentapeptide beta-N-acetylglucosaminyltransferase, protein MKRIVLTGGGSAGHVTPNIALIPRLKELGYDIHYIGSEDGIERKLIEELGIPYYPISSGKLRRYFDLKNFTDPFKVVKGIGQAYKILGKIKPVVIFSKGGFVTVPVLLAGKLRGIPGVIHESDYTPGLANKIVIPFVKKVCVTFPETLKHLPKNKGVFTGTPIRPEILQGNKEQGYHITGLDKGKPVLMVMGGSLGSVKLNTVVREILSDLLKKFNVVHLCGKGNLDQRYKDLSGYRQYEYIKEELPHLFAMADLVISRAGANSIYELLALRKPNILIPLSARASRGDQILNAQSFEKMGYSKVLLEEKLDNQTLLKTINYLYENRDKYLDAMAKSKFENGIDKVIEQIQKHSLG, encoded by the coding sequence GTGAAAAGAATAGTCCTTACCGGTGGAGGTTCTGCTGGACACGTAACCCCTAACATCGCTTTAATTCCTAGACTTAAGGAGCTAGGATATGATATCCATTACATTGGTTCTGAAGATGGGATTGAAAGAAAACTAATAGAAGAATTAGGAATACCTTATTACCCAATTTCTTCAGGTAAATTGAGGAGATATTTTGATCTTAAGAACTTTACTGATCCCTTTAAGGTAGTAAAGGGCATAGGTCAAGCTTATAAAATACTTGGAAAAATAAAGCCAGTTGTGATTTTTTCAAAAGGAGGATTTGTCACCGTCCCAGTGTTATTGGCGGGAAAACTTCGGGGGATTCCTGGGGTTATCCATGAATCTGATTATACTCCCGGCCTTGCCAATAAAATTGTAATTCCCTTTGTTAAGAAGGTATGTGTAACATTCCCAGAAACTTTAAAACATCTTCCTAAAAACAAAGGGGTTTTTACCGGTACCCCCATAAGACCGGAAATTTTGCAAGGTAATAAAGAACAAGGGTATCACATTACCGGATTAGATAAGGGAAAACCAGTACTTATGGTGATGGGTGGAAGTTTAGGTTCAGTGAAATTAAATACAGTAGTAAGGGAGATTTTATCAGATTTATTAAAGAAGTTTAATGTAGTACATCTTTGTGGAAAAGGAAATTTAGACCAAAGGTACAAAGATTTATCGGGATATCGGCAATATGAATATATAAAAGAAGAACTCCCCCACCTTTTTGCCATGGCTGATTTAGTAATTTCCAGAGCTGGTGCCAATTCTATTTATGAACTTTTGGCATTAAGAAAACCTAATATACTAATTCCCCTCTCTGCAAGAGCTAGTAGAGGAGATCAGATTTTAAATGCCCAATCCTTTGAGAAAATGGGCTATAGTAAAGTATTATTAGAAGAAAAACTAGATAATCAAACTTTACTCAAAACTATTAATTACCTTTATGAAAATAGAGATAAATATCTAGATGCCATGGCTAAAAGTAAATTTGAAAACGGAATAGATAAGGTAATAGAGCAAATACAAAAACACTCCTTAGGCTAA
- a CDS encoding 2-oxoacid:ferredoxin oxidoreductase subunit beta, which translates to MCEFKTYETAWCPGCGNFSILKGLKRALEELGKKPHEVVISSGIGQAAKIPQYINVNGFNGLHGRAVPVGAAIKIANKNLTVIVESGDGDTYGEGGNHFIHNIRRNIDIAHFVHNNQIYGLTKGQASPTTGTGQITGVQTMGVLNHPFNPLTVALSLGATFVARTFSGDEEHMVEMMKEAILHKGYALVDILQPCVTFNKVNTFKWYKDRVVKIDPNHDLTDYFGAYKLAHQWGDEGIPIGIFYKKEEKTYHEKIQHLDKGLPLVDREINPLKAEKYLADFK; encoded by the coding sequence ATGTGTGAATTTAAAACATATGAAACAGCCTGGTGTCCAGGTTGTGGGAATTTTAGTATTCTAAAGGGTTTAAAAAGGGCGTTAGAAGAACTGGGGAAAAAGCCCCATGAAGTTGTCATTTCTTCTGGAATCGGGCAGGCAGCAAAAATTCCCCAATATATAAATGTTAATGGATTTAATGGATTACACGGAAGGGCAGTTCCAGTAGGGGCAGCGATAAAAATTGCCAATAAAAATTTAACTGTTATAGTGGAATCAGGGGATGGGGATACTTATGGAGAAGGAGGAAATCATTTTATCCATAATATCCGGCGGAATATCGATATTGCCCATTTTGTTCACAATAACCAGATATATGGTTTGACGAAAGGACAGGCATCTCCTACGACGGGGACTGGTCAAATTACAGGAGTTCAGACAATGGGAGTTTTAAATCATCCCTTTAATCCTTTGACAGTAGCCTTGAGTTTAGGTGCGACCTTTGTTGCCCGGACCTTTTCCGGTGATGAAGAACACATGGTAGAGATGATGAAGGAAGCTATTTTACACAAAGGTTATGCATTGGTAGATATTTTACAGCCTTGTGTTACCTTTAATAAAGTGAATACCTTTAAATGGTATAAAGATAGAGTAGTAAAAATAGATCCTAACCATGACTTAACCGATTATTTTGGAGCATATAAATTGGCCCATCAGTGGGGTGATGAAGGAATCCCTATAGGAATTTTCTATAAAAAAGAAGAAAAAACTTATCATGAAAAAATCCAGCATTTAGATAAAGGTCTTCCTTTGGTAGATAGGGAAATAAATCCTTTAAAAGCAGAAAAGTATTTAGCTGATTTTAAATAA
- a CDS encoding Hsp20/alpha crystallin family protein: MFGLTPFRRKNEIVPHSRDIFDNIDTMFENFLNDSFFPSLYKNSNYMKVDIKEKENEYIVEAELPGVNKEQINIDVRNDRLTISVEQREEINEEKHNYIRRERRYGSMSRSFMVENVDEEKIKASLKNGVLTIILPKKEPNKPLGRRIEIE, from the coding sequence ATGTTTGGTTTAACCCCTTTTAGAAGGAAAAACGAAATTGTACCTCACAGTAGAGACATTTTTGACAACATTGACACCATGTTTGAAAACTTTTTAAATGATTCCTTTTTCCCTTCCCTCTATAAAAACAGTAATTACATGAAAGTAGATATTAAGGAAAAGGAAAATGAGTACATCGTTGAAGCAGAACTTCCCGGTGTTAACAAAGAACAGATCAATATCGATGTAAGAAATGATCGTTTAACAATCTCTGTAGAACAGAGGGAAGAAATCAATGAAGAAAAACACAACTATATCAGACGAGAAAGGCGATATGGTTCTATGTCCCGCTCCTTTATGGTAGAAAATGTAGATGAAGAAAAAATCAAAGCTAGCCTAAAAAATGGTGTGTTGACCATTATCTTACCTAAGAAAGAACCAAATAAACCACTAGGTCGAAGAATTGAAATAGAATAG
- the srtB gene encoding class B sortase encodes MFKKVIYFLVLGVFIYSSTQWIWGVYQYHRNSRDYQHIKEIYQEIILDDEIKIEDENPNEKLFNKLIEINPDTVAWISIENTNIDYPVVQGENNDYYLNINFNGVRNKGGAIFMDYRNNPVDFDQNTIIYGHRMRDGSMFSHLTKFSRDRSFFNNNDKIYLKTREGDYIWKVYSVYVVEANNYYITPNFSTEEEHLQFLQYTVKKSMYKKEVELNITDRILTLSTCSYEFDNARLVVHAKLISKKLY; translated from the coding sequence ATGTTTAAAAAAGTAATTTATTTTCTAGTGTTGGGGGTATTTATTTATAGCAGTACTCAATGGATATGGGGGGTATATCAATATCATAGAAATTCTAGGGATTATCAACACATAAAGGAGATATATCAAGAAATAATATTAGATGATGAAATAAAAATAGAGGATGAAAATCCAAATGAAAAATTATTTAACAAATTAATAGAAATAAACCCCGATACAGTAGCTTGGATCTCTATAGAAAATACTAATATTGATTACCCTGTAGTTCAAGGGGAAAACAATGATTATTACCTTAATATAAATTTTAATGGAGTGAGAAATAAGGGTGGGGCAATTTTTATGGATTATCGGAACAACCCGGTAGACTTTGACCAAAATACCATCATTTATGGTCATAGAATGAGGGATGGTTCAATGTTTTCCCATTTAACTAAATTTAGTAGAGATAGGAGTTTTTTTAACAATAATGATAAAATTTATTTAAAAACAAGGGAAGGGGATTATATTTGGAAGGTTTATTCTGTTTATGTAGTAGAAGCAAACAATTACTACATTACCCCAAATTTTTCTACAGAAGAAGAACATCTTCAGTTTCTTCAGTATACTGTAAAAAAATCAATGTATAAAAAGGAAGTTGAATTAAATATAACAGATAGGATTTTAACCCTTTCCACTTGTAGCTATGAATTTGATAATGCTAGGTTAGTAGTACATGCTAAACTTATTTCAAAAAAACTTTACTAA
- a CDS encoding methyl-accepting chemotaxis protein — translation MNKLDLIIQSAQFWKEMFWHDLAIGIVDLEKYLYYTPGKTFDLGIKIGDPIKIGSAVHNAITKKRKVEVFIPEDVWGIPIKALSIPVLEQGEVIGALAVVFSVNNEEKLKGIVNNFASSFNQAGASVKEISSSAQNLAENSEKIASSTTEVKEALDKTEDILKLIDNISKQTKLLGLNAAIEAARSGEHGKGFIVVAEEIRRLSDETIKSASQVKNIVAILRELVSTMINSIHEISAISEEQMAATEEVNALVDELVDEVQELEKFTKFL, via the coding sequence ATGAATAAATTAGACTTGATTATACAATCAGCCCAGTTTTGGAAAGAAATGTTTTGGCATGATCTAGCTATTGGTATTGTTGATTTGGAAAAATATTTATATTATACTCCCGGAAAGACCTTTGATTTAGGTATAAAAATTGGAGATCCTATAAAAATAGGTAGTGCTGTACATAATGCAATAACTAAAAAAAGAAAAGTAGAAGTATTTATTCCAGAAGATGTATGGGGTATTCCAATAAAAGCCCTTTCTATTCCAGTGTTGGAACAAGGGGAGGTTATAGGGGCATTGGCAGTTGTCTTTAGTGTGAATAATGAAGAAAAATTAAAGGGGATTGTTAATAATTTTGCTTCATCTTTTAATCAAGCAGGTGCTAGTGTTAAGGAAATATCTTCTTCTGCCCAAAACTTAGCAGAAAATAGCGAAAAAATTGCTTCCTCTACAACGGAAGTAAAGGAAGCGTTAGATAAAACAGAGGATATTTTGAAGTTAATAGATAATATCTCAAAACAAACAAAACTATTAGGTTTAAATGCTGCCATAGAAGCAGCCCGCTCTGGGGAACATGGTAAAGGCTTTATTGTAGTTGCTGAAGAGATAAGAAGGTTATCTGATGAAACTATAAAATCAGCATCCCAGGTTAAAAATATAGTGGCTATTTTGCGGGAATTAGTTAGTACTATGATCAATTCTATTCACGAAATTAGTGCTATTAGTGAAGAGCAGATGGCAGCTACAGAAGAAGTAAATGCCCTGGTAGATGAATTGGTTGATGAAGTTCAAGAATTAGAGAAATTTACTAAATTTTTATAA
- a CDS encoding cold shock domain-containing protein, translating into MQGVVKWFNAEKGYGFLSVEGGADVFVHFSAIQGDGFKTLEEGQRVSFEITEGSRGPQAANVVKL; encoded by the coding sequence ATGCAAGGAGTAGTAAAATGGTTTAACGCTGAAAAAGGATACGGATTCCTATCCGTTGAAGGAGGAGCTGACGTATTCGTACACTTTTCAGCAATTCAAGGTGACGGATTCAAAACTCTAGAAGAAGGACAAAGAGTTTCTTTCGAAATAACCGAAGGTAGTCGTGGTCCTCAAGCAGCTAACGTTGTAAAACTTTAG
- a CDS encoding class I SAM-dependent methyltransferase, which translates to MEILERGTKITLDIKQGKVKVNFSTIDEPPSNHIDIEEGTRQQFIKKEQAAKLLKVLGIMNTLGEIPKDKRRKYYQIDRFIELLDNFLKNWPESKELVVVDCGCGKSYLSFVLNYYLQDHLRKPCYFIGIDANPEVIKGAEKIRDQLGYRNMEFHATKIENFYTDRDVNLVLSLHACDTATDQQLALGIRLKADYIVAVPCCQKDLRDQLNYNQLESFARFPILKNKISDIITDGLRVLALEAHGYKVSVVEYISPLETPKNIMIRGEKKGKNPKGMEKYQEAKKYWGVTPALDKYLYEI; encoded by the coding sequence GTGGAGATTTTAGAAAGGGGAACAAAAATTACTTTGGATATAAAACAGGGAAAGGTAAAAGTAAATTTTAGTACTATAGATGAACCACCTAGTAATCATATAGATATTGAAGAAGGGACTAGACAGCAGTTTATCAAAAAAGAACAAGCCGCTAAACTATTGAAAGTATTAGGGATAATGAACACATTAGGGGAAATTCCCAAAGATAAAAGGAGAAAGTATTATCAGATAGATAGATTTATTGAACTTTTGGATAATTTTTTAAAGAATTGGCCAGAAAGTAAAGAGTTAGTAGTTGTAGATTGTGGTTGTGGAAAATCATATTTAAGTTTTGTACTAAATTATTATTTGCAAGATCATTTGCGGAAACCCTGCTACTTCATTGGAATTGATGCTAACCCTGAAGTAATTAAAGGTGCCGAAAAAATTAGAGATCAACTGGGATATAGAAATATGGAATTTCATGCTACTAAAATTGAAAATTTTTATACAGACCGAGATGTCAACTTAGTACTAAGTCTCCATGCCTGTGATACCGCTACAGATCAGCAATTAGCATTAGGTATCAGGTTGAAGGCTGACTACATAGTAGCAGTTCCATGTTGTCAAAAGGATTTAAGGGATCAACTTAACTATAATCAGTTGGAATCCTTTGCCCGTTTCCCTATATTAAAAAATAAAATTTCCGACATTATAACTGACGGATTAAGGGTACTAGCTTTAGAAGCCCATGGTTACAAAGTCAGTGTGGTAGAATACATTTCTCCCTTAGAGACCCCTAAAAATATTATGATAAGGGGAGAGAAAAAAGGTAAAAATCCTAAGGGGATGGAAAAGTATCAAGAGGCTAAAAAATACTGGGGAGTAACCCCAGCATTAGATAAATATCTTTATGAAATATAA
- a CDS encoding spore coat protein produces the protein MLQLTNKERTLLQDLQSHEEICIQKYNNYANQAKDPQLKQIFQNLAQKEQNHYNTISQILQGQVPNMAAGGQQGQTTTMYSNQNNPMANSMGSGKEESLCNDMLMTEKYVSSAYNTSIFEMTNAQVRQALQHIQQEEQQHGEELFNYMRSHGMYNVNG, from the coding sequence ATGTTACAATTAACAAACAAAGAAAGAACTTTACTACAAGATTTACAAAGCCATGAAGAAATTTGTATCCAAAAGTACAACAATTACGCTAATCAAGCAAAGGATCCCCAACTTAAACAAATTTTTCAAAATTTAGCTCAAAAAGAACAAAACCATTACAACACAATTTCGCAAATTCTCCAAGGCCAAGTACCAAATATGGCAGCAGGAGGGCAACAAGGGCAAACTACCACCATGTACTCTAACCAAAATAATCCCATGGCAAATAGTATGGGCAGTGGAAAAGAAGAATCCCTTTGTAATGATATGCTGATGACAGAAAAATACGTATCCTCAGCATACAACACCAGTATCTTTGAAATGACCAATGCCCAAGTCCGTCAAGCTCTACAACATATCCAACAAGAAGAGCAGCAACATGGAGAAGAGCTATTTAATTACATGAGATCCCATGGAATGTATAATGTTAATGGCTAA
- a CDS encoding THUMP domain-containing class I SAM-dependent RNA methyltransferase → MKVELIATATFGLEALVAKEVKELGYRDVKVEDGKITFTSDLLGICRANLWLRTADRVKLKLGEFKATTFEELFQGVKALPWSDWLPKNACFPVEGKSVKSKLFSISDCQAITKKAIVEHMKEKYKLQWFAEDGPMYKIEVALLKDRATLTIDTTGAGLHKRGYRDLAYQAPLKETLAAGMIMLTNWNWQRPLVDPFCGSGTIPIEAAMIGKNIAPGMNREFVSETWGNIDKGLWREARKETHDLAQFNRKLSIAGFDISNKAIKLARHHGENAFLEEDIHFQVRPVQELSSAKKFGYIVTNPPYGERLSERKEVEKLYKEMGKIFTENLPTWSYYILTSHKGFESLFGKEATKRRKLYNGNIETQYYQYYGPKPPKMEKSPL, encoded by the coding sequence GTGAAAGTTGAACTAATTGCCACTGCAACCTTTGGATTAGAAGCTTTAGTAGCTAAAGAAGTTAAAGAATTAGGCTATAGGGATGTTAAGGTCGAGGATGGGAAAATTACTTTTACTTCAGACTTATTAGGAATTTGTAGAGCAAATCTCTGGTTAAGGACAGCAGATAGGGTTAAATTAAAATTGGGAGAATTTAAAGCTACAACCTTTGAAGAACTATTTCAAGGGGTAAAGGCTTTGCCTTGGAGTGATTGGTTGCCTAAAAATGCTTGTTTTCCTGTGGAAGGCAAATCGGTGAAATCTAAACTGTTCAGCATTTCTGACTGTCAAGCTATCACCAAAAAAGCTATAGTAGAACATATGAAAGAGAAGTATAAATTACAGTGGTTTGCTGAAGATGGGCCTATGTATAAAATAGAGGTAGCCCTTTTAAAGGATCGAGCTACCTTAACTATAGATACCACCGGTGCCGGTTTGCATAAAAGGGGTTATCGGGACTTAGCATATCAAGCACCCCTTAAAGAAACTTTGGCAGCAGGTATGATAATGTTAACCAATTGGAACTGGCAGCGTCCTTTAGTAGATCCCTTTTGTGGTTCTGGTACTATTCCTATAGAAGCAGCTATGATTGGTAAAAATATAGCTCCAGGGATGAATAGGGAATTTGTATCAGAAACTTGGGGGAACATAGACAAAGGTTTGTGGAGGGAAGCTAGAAAAGAGACCCATGATTTAGCCCAATTCAATCGCAAACTCTCCATAGCAGGTTTTGATATTAGTAATAAAGCTATAAAATTAGCGAGACATCACGGGGAAAATGCCTTTTTAGAAGAAGATATCCACTTTCAAGTCCGGCCAGTACAAGAACTCAGCTCGGCAAAAAAGTTTGGCTATATTGTGACTAATCCCCCTTATGGAGAAAGGTTAAGTGAAAGGAAAGAAGTAGAAAAACTGTATAAAGAGATGGGAAAAATCTTTACTGAAAACCTACCAACATGGTCTTATTATATTTTAACTTCCCATAAGGGTTTTGAAAGTTTGTTTGGGAAAGAAGCTACAAAGAGAAGAAAATTATATAATGGAAATATTGAAACCCAATATTACCAATATTACGGTCCTAAACCCCCTAAAATGGAAAAGTCCCCACTTTAA